One genomic window of Luteitalea pratensis includes the following:
- a CDS encoding alpha-ketoacid dehydrogenase subunit alpha/beta, which produces MKTVAEHPVSSTLAASGVASREVLLRAYRLMALSRRLDDKEIQLKNQSQIFFQISGAGHEAILVAAGLALRPGIDWAYPYYRDRAFCLALGVTPLDMLLQGVGAKDDPSSGGRQMPSHWGHTRWNIVSGSSPTGTQCLQAIGCAEATRLLTELPRLPDAERPAPDAVTYVSVGEGTTSEGEFWESLNTASNGRLPLVYLIEDNGYAISVPVEVQTPGGDISRLVETFPHLKIFRVDGTDLVASLDVMQEAVAYARSGEGPAFVHAKVVRPYSHSLSDDERLYKTADERAREAARDPIKRAADYLLAEGLATREELDTLHAEVEREVNVATDIALAAEKPARDTAALYVYSPDVDVTADTWRAEPLVEGKPDTMVSAINRTLRDEMAANPRIVVFGEDVADVSRERALAECSGKGGVFKVTHGLQREFGGQRVFNSPLAEANIVGRATGMATRGLKPVVEIQFFDYIWPAFMQIRDELTMLRYRSNNTFTAPLVIRTPIGGYLRGGAPYHSQSGESIFAHCPGIHVVFPSNAVDAAGLLRTAIRCDDPVLFLEHKHLYRQTYNKGIYPGPDYTIPFGRAAVRREGTDLTVVTWGALVQRSLLAAQQAEKDGLSVRVIDLRTIAPCDWDTIGTAVRETNRIVVAHEDTLTAGFGAEISAYVAEHFFDHLDAPVLRVAAMDTPVAYCPDLEEEILPQSSDVLAAIRKLASY; this is translated from the coding sequence ATGAAGACCGTGGCGGAGCATCCGGTCTCCTCGACTCTCGCGGCATCGGGTGTGGCGTCTCGTGAGGTCCTCCTGCGCGCCTACCGACTGATGGCGCTGTCGCGCCGCCTCGACGACAAGGAGATCCAGCTCAAGAACCAGAGCCAGATCTTCTTCCAGATCAGCGGCGCGGGCCACGAGGCGATCCTCGTTGCGGCGGGCCTCGCATTACGACCCGGCATCGACTGGGCGTACCCCTACTATCGCGATCGCGCGTTCTGTCTCGCGCTCGGCGTCACGCCACTGGACATGCTCCTGCAGGGGGTCGGCGCCAAGGACGACCCATCCTCCGGTGGCCGGCAGATGCCATCGCACTGGGGGCACACCCGCTGGAACATCGTATCGGGCTCGAGTCCCACGGGCACACAGTGCCTCCAGGCCATCGGATGCGCCGAGGCGACGCGGTTGCTGACCGAGTTGCCGCGCCTGCCCGACGCCGAACGTCCGGCGCCCGATGCGGTCACCTACGTGTCGGTCGGCGAAGGCACGACGAGCGAAGGTGAATTCTGGGAATCGCTCAACACGGCCAGCAACGGCCGCTTGCCGCTGGTCTACCTGATCGAGGACAACGGCTACGCCATCTCGGTGCCCGTGGAAGTGCAGACGCCCGGCGGCGACATCTCGCGCCTGGTCGAGACCTTCCCGCATCTCAAGATCTTCCGCGTCGACGGCACGGACCTCGTCGCGAGTCTCGACGTGATGCAGGAGGCCGTGGCGTACGCGCGCAGCGGCGAGGGCCCGGCCTTCGTTCACGCGAAGGTCGTCCGTCCCTACTCGCATTCGTTGTCAGACGACGAGCGCCTGTACAAGACGGCGGACGAACGCGCCCGCGAAGCCGCCCGTGATCCGATCAAGCGTGCGGCCGACTACCTCCTGGCCGAGGGCCTGGCCACACGGGAAGAGCTTGACACGCTGCACGCCGAGGTGGAACGCGAGGTCAACGTCGCCACCGACATCGCGCTGGCGGCCGAGAAGCCGGCGCGCGACACGGCGGCCCTCTACGTCTACTCGCCAGACGTCGACGTCACCGCCGACACGTGGCGGGCCGAGCCTCTCGTCGAGGGCAAGCCCGACACGATGGTCTCGGCGATCAACCGCACGCTGCGCGACGAGATGGCGGCCAACCCGCGCATCGTCGTCTTCGGCGAGGACGTGGCGGACGTGAGCCGGGAGCGCGCGCTCGCCGAGTGCTCGGGCAAGGGCGGCGTGTTCAAGGTCACGCATGGCCTGCAGCGGGAGTTCGGCGGCCAGCGCGTCTTCAACTCTCCGCTGGCCGAGGCCAACATCGTCGGGCGCGCCACCGGCATGGCGACCCGCGGACTCAAGCCCGTCGTGGAGATCCAGTTCTTCGATTACATCTGGCCGGCGTTCATGCAGATTCGTGACGAACTCACGATGTTGCGCTACCGGTCCAACAACACGTTCACGGCCCCGCTCGTGATCCGCACGCCGATCGGCGGCTACCTGCGGGGCGGTGCGCCGTACCACAGCCAGTCGGGCGAGAGCATCTTCGCGCACTGCCCCGGCATCCACGTGGTGTTCCCGAGCAACGCGGTCGATGCCGCCGGACTGCTGCGGACGGCCATCCGCTGCGACGATCCGGTGCTGTTCCTCGAGCACAAGCACCTCTATCGCCAGACGTACAACAAGGGCATCTATCCCGGGCCGGACTACACCATCCCGTTCGGCCGGGCCGCCGTCCGGCGCGAGGGCACGGACCTGACGGTGGTCACCTGGGGGGCGCTCGTGCAGCGTTCGCTGCTGGCGGCGCAGCAGGCCGAGAAGGACGGACTGAGCGTGCGGGTGATCGACCTGCGGACGATTGCGCCCTGCGACTGGGACACGATCGGCACCGCGGTCCGCGAGACCAACCGGATCGTCGTCGCCCACGAGGACACGCTGACCGCCGGGTTCGGGGCCGAGATCTCCGCCTACGTGGCGGAGCACTTCTTCGATCACCTCGACGCGCCGGTGTTGCGTGTGGCGGCGATGGACACGCCGGTGGCGTACTGCCCGGATCTCGAGGAGGAAATCCTCCCGCAGTCCTCCGATGTGCTGGCCGCCATTCGCAAGCTCGCGTCTTACTGA